From Sediminibacterium sp. TEGAF015, a single genomic window includes:
- a CDS encoding inositol-3-phosphate synthase has product MKQNIAPAEGKLGILIPGLGAVGTTMIAGVIAVNKGLSQPVGALTQMGNIRLGKRTENRYPLIKDFVPLANLTDIVFGGWDVYADNVFEAAMNAKVLEPMLLHAVKPELEAIKPMKAVFDREYIKNLDGTHIKEGNSKWDLAQQVINDIEQFKKDNGCSRVVIVWCGSTEKYIETSAVHETLAAFEAGLKNNDPAIAPSMIYAYAALKLGVPYANGAPNLTVDIPALEALAKETQTPIAGKDFKTGQTLMKTVLAPGLHARALGVRGWFSTNILGNRDGLVLDDPDNFKTKEVSKLSVLEDILQPEVNPSLYGDLYHKVRINYYPPHGDNKESWDNIDIFGWLGYSMQIKINFLCRDSILAAPIVLDLALFMDLAKRSNMSGIQEWLSFYFKSPQTLPGLRPEHDIFKQLIKLQNTLRHIMGEDLITHLGLDYYQDVVEAL; this is encoded by the coding sequence ATGAAACAAAACATCGCCCCTGCAGAAGGGAAACTCGGTATCTTGATTCCAGGTTTAGGTGCCGTTGGCACCACTATGATTGCAGGTGTAATTGCTGTCAATAAAGGTTTATCACAGCCCGTTGGTGCTTTAACGCAGATGGGTAATATTCGTTTGGGAAAGAGAACCGAGAATCGCTATCCATTAATCAAGGATTTTGTTCCATTAGCTAATCTGACTGATATTGTTTTTGGTGGATGGGATGTGTATGCAGATAATGTATTTGAAGCAGCAATGAACGCAAAAGTTCTTGAACCTATGTTGTTACATGCCGTTAAACCAGAGCTAGAAGCCATTAAGCCCATGAAAGCGGTTTTTGATCGAGAATACATCAAGAACTTAGATGGAACTCATATTAAGGAAGGTAATTCCAAATGGGATCTGGCTCAGCAGGTAATAAATGATATTGAACAATTTAAAAAGGATAATGGGTGTAGCCGTGTTGTTATTGTATGGTGCGGATCTACAGAAAAATATATTGAAACCAGTGCGGTACACGAAACTTTAGCTGCTTTTGAAGCGGGATTAAAAAACAATGATCCTGCCATTGCTCCAAGTATGATTTATGCGTATGCAGCTTTAAAACTGGGAGTGCCTTATGCAAATGGAGCGCCTAACTTAACCGTTGATATTCCTGCATTGGAAGCATTGGCAAAAGAAACACAAACTCCAATTGCCGGTAAAGATTTCAAAACAGGACAAACTTTAATGAAAACGGTATTGGCTCCGGGCTTACATGCAAGAGCGTTGGGAGTAAGAGGTTGGTTCTCCACCAATATTCTGGGTAACAGAGATGGTTTGGTATTGGATGATCCTGATAACTTTAAAACAAAAGAAGTTTCCAAGTTGAGTGTATTAGAAGATATTCTTCAACCAGAAGTAAATCCTTCTTTGTATGGCGATTTGTATCATAAAGTTAGAATCAACTATTATCCTCCTCATGGTGATAACAAGGAGAGCTGGGATAATATCGACATTTTTGGCTGGCTAGGTTATTCTATGCAAATTAAAATCAACTTCCTTTGCCGTGATTCTATTTTGGCAGCTCCCATTGTATTAGATCTAGCATTGTTTATGGATCTTGCCAAGCGTTCTAATATGAGTGGTATTCAGGAGTGGTTGTCTTTTTACTTTAAATCTCCACAGACTTTGCCTGGATTAAGACCTGAACATGATATTTTCAAACAATTAATCAAGTTGCAAAATACATTGAGACATATCATGGGTGAAGATTTGATTACACATCTTGGATTGGATTACTACCAGGATGTAGTGGAAGCACTATGA
- a CDS encoding TetR/AcrR family transcriptional regulator, protein MVKEDIFKEDILREAQKLFQLYGLKKTTMEEIAKALGKGKSTLYYYYQSKEQIFEEVLQRELQEVFRQTQIAVESVNSAEEKLKVFAVTRIKVLSNMLNLYRLVCGEFVEQIPCGRVLFNEYSQLETKLIRSILTYGIEKGEFNREIEQEMDLLPSVVVSSIRGIERDFFNDKLVGLEHRIGAISNLFVNGLKQNSK, encoded by the coding sequence ATGGTAAAAGAAGATATTTTTAAGGAAGACATCCTACGGGAAGCCCAAAAGCTTTTCCAGCTATATGGCCTTAAAAAGACCACTATGGAAGAAATTGCTAAGGCATTGGGTAAGGGCAAAAGCACATTATATTACTACTATCAAAGCAAGGAGCAAATTTTTGAGGAAGTGCTACAGCGCGAATTGCAGGAAGTGTTCAGGCAAACCCAAATTGCCGTTGAAAGCGTAAATTCTGCCGAAGAAAAATTAAAGGTTTTTGCTGTTACAAGAATTAAGGTTCTTAGCAATATGTTGAATCTATACCGCTTGGTATGTGGAGAATTCGTTGAACAAATTCCCTGCGGACGGGTTTTATTTAATGAATATTCGCAATTGGAAACCAAACTGATCCGGTCTATTTTAACATATGGTATTGAAAAAGGGGAGTTTAACCGGGAAATTGAACAGGAAATGGATTTATTACCCTCTGTAGTAGTTAGCAGTATACGTGGAATAGAACGGGATTTTTTCAACGATAAGTTAGTAGGTCTGGAACATAGAATTGGCGCTATCTCCAATTTGTTCGTAAATGGACTTAAGCAAAATAGTAAATAA
- a CDS encoding GtrA family protein has product MVKTAFIKAQASSLIASLVDFLMTVMMVEWFRLYAVLGAAIGTISGGVVNFLLGRNWVFTGGSKPVSVQAFRYFLVWVGNFILNIAGMTLMIQVVHANYIFSKILISLLVGIFYNYLLQGKFVFK; this is encoded by the coding sequence ATGGTAAAAACTGCATTCATAAAAGCCCAGGCATCTTCATTAATTGCATCGCTGGTCGATTTTTTGATGACAGTAATGATGGTTGAATGGTTCAGGTTATATGCAGTGCTGGGAGCAGCCATTGGAACAATTTCCGGTGGGGTTGTTAATTTTCTTTTGGGTAGAAACTGGGTATTTACGGGGGGATCAAAACCGGTTTCTGTGCAGGCCTTCCGTTATTTTTTGGTGTGGGTAGGCAATTTCATTTTAAACATTGCAGGAATGACGCTAATGATTCAGGTTGTTCATGCTAATTATATTTTTTCAAAAATTTTAATTTCTCTGTTGGTCGGAATCTTTTATAACTATCTGTTGCAGGGAAAATTTGTATTTAAATAA
- a CDS encoding phosphatidylglycerophosphatase A family protein, whose product MIKIHEILSSFFGIGYIKKGGGTVAAIATAIIWFVAVAEPDSPIVLGVTLVVTLYGVWAGNEVERNWGKDSSKVVLDEVAGMLVALLFIPVSVVNVLFAVVLFRFFDILKPLMIRKLEKWPGGWGVMGDDVLAGIYSNIVLQLFLLLQLW is encoded by the coding sequence ATGATAAAAATACATGAGATATTATCCAGCTTTTTTGGAATAGGATATATAAAAAAAGGTGGAGGAACAGTAGCAGCTATTGCAACAGCAATTATTTGGTTTGTTGCAGTAGCTGAACCTGATTCCCCGATAGTGTTAGGAGTCACTTTAGTGGTAACATTATACGGTGTTTGGGCTGGAAATGAAGTAGAAAGAAATTGGGGAAAAGATAGCAGTAAAGTAGTACTTGATGAAGTAGCAGGAATGTTGGTTGCATTGTTATTTATTCCAGTTTCGGTGGTAAATGTTTTATTTGCCGTAGTACTTTTTAGGTTTTTTGATATTCTCAAACCTTTGATGATTCGCAAGTTGGAAAAATGGCCGGGAGGCTGGGGGGTGATGGGAGATGATGTGCTGGCGGGCATTTATAGTAATATTGTTCTGCAGTTATTTCTTCTTTTACAACTATGGTAA
- a CDS encoding beta-glucosidase, with product MGKQLFCVMLIVALVSTAWSQGSAPLYKNPRYAIAERVEDLLQRMTPVEKFWQLFMIPGDLGDQPDLYKDGLFGFQVSAATAGNTAGNQMLNYNTKEDALSLAKKINQIQSYFIHQTRLGIPIIPFDEALHGLVRNGATAFPQSIALAASFDTSLMGAISRAIAIESRARGIRDILSPVLNIATDVRWGRTEETYGEDPLLVSYMAGTYIRNLEGNGIVTNPKHFIANVGEGGRDSYPIHASELLLNELHLPPFKYAIEQAGARSIMTSYNSLNGVPATANEWLLNKKLKKDWVFRGFVISDAGAVGGSTVLHHTTADYPASAADAINNGLDVIFQTQYKHHELFMPPFLDGRIPIERINDAVRRVLRIKFELGLFDQPFVDEKEAAKWINNSSHKALAKSAAEKSFVLLKNQNQILPIQSSVKKIAVIGEDAIRGRLGGYSGPGNGIVSIFDGIKAAAGSNKQVFYSKGATVQSDNFSIIPEENLRTDASGKTKGLTASYFNTLEPGGLPLKSVLLHELKESYTFLSPDSSLDVNHFSVRYTGVLLPDKTAKYQLALEGNDGFRMYIDDRLVINQWSKVSYRRVPVTIMLEKGKQYAIRIEFYESKGNASIKLLWDRGITDNRQQLITDAVAVAKKSDMAIIVAGIHEGEFQDRSRLSLSDYQEKLIEAVTATGKPVVVMLTGGSAITMEKWLDKVKGVMMLWYPGEEGGNAVADILFGKKNPAGRLPITFPVSEGQVPLVYNHKPTGRGDDYHDLSGEPLFPFGYGLSYTEFAYSNLRFSLDSLNETESIQVFVDVQNTGKVAGEEVVQLYINNILSSVATPVLSLKHFKRIQLLPGEKKTIDFVMDSTFFQLINKEGKTVFEPGWVNIMIGKSSRELVLKKKLKLWKTESGTH from the coding sequence ATGGGTAAACAGCTATTTTGTGTAATGCTGATAGTAGCGTTAGTTTCAACTGCATGGTCTCAGGGGAGTGCACCTTTGTATAAAAATCCACGCTATGCTATTGCTGAAAGGGTGGAAGATCTTCTTCAAAGAATGACACCTGTAGAAAAGTTTTGGCAGTTATTCATGATTCCTGGTGATTTAGGCGATCAGCCTGATTTATACAAGGATGGACTCTTTGGTTTTCAAGTAAGTGCAGCTACAGCAGGAAATACCGCAGGCAATCAAATGCTTAACTATAACACTAAAGAAGACGCCCTTTCATTGGCGAAAAAAATAAATCAGATTCAATCTTATTTTATTCATCAAACCCGTTTGGGTATTCCTATCATTCCATTTGATGAAGCTTTGCATGGGCTGGTTCGTAATGGGGCAACAGCTTTTCCTCAGTCCATTGCATTGGCAGCCAGTTTTGATACCAGTTTAATGGGAGCTATTTCTCGTGCCATTGCCATTGAGTCTAGAGCAAGGGGGATAAGGGATATACTTTCACCCGTACTGAATATTGCAACGGATGTAAGATGGGGCAGAACAGAAGAAACCTATGGCGAAGACCCCTTATTGGTATCTTATATGGCAGGAACCTATATTCGTAATTTGGAAGGTAATGGCATTGTTACTAATCCCAAACATTTTATTGCAAATGTAGGAGAGGGAGGCAGAGACAGCTATCCAATTCATGCCAGTGAACTTTTATTAAATGAATTGCATTTGCCTCCGTTTAAATATGCTATTGAACAAGCCGGAGCTAGATCTATCATGACGTCCTATAATTCGCTAAACGGAGTGCCTGCTACCGCTAATGAGTGGCTGTTGAATAAGAAACTAAAAAAGGATTGGGTCTTTAGAGGTTTTGTGATTTCTGATGCCGGAGCGGTAGGTGGTTCTACGGTTTTGCATCATACAACTGCTGATTATCCTGCATCTGCTGCTGATGCTATCAATAATGGACTCGATGTGATTTTTCAAACACAGTACAAGCACCATGAATTGTTTATGCCTCCTTTTTTAGATGGGAGGATTCCAATAGAAAGAATAAATGATGCGGTAAGAAGAGTATTGCGTATAAAGTTTGAACTGGGGCTTTTTGATCAACCTTTTGTGGATGAAAAGGAAGCAGCTAAATGGATAAACAATTCTTCTCACAAAGCATTGGCAAAATCAGCTGCGGAAAAATCTTTTGTGTTGCTTAAAAATCAGAACCAGATTTTACCCATACAATCTTCAGTTAAAAAAATTGCAGTAATTGGTGAGGATGCCATAAGGGGTAGACTGGGAGGTTACAGCGGTCCAGGCAATGGTATAGTTTCCATTTTTGATGGGATAAAAGCTGCTGCAGGGAGTAACAAACAAGTGTTTTATTCCAAAGGGGCTACTGTTCAATCCGATAATTTTTCAATTATCCCGGAAGAAAATTTACGTACCGATGCATCTGGCAAAACTAAGGGGCTAACTGCCAGTTATTTCAATACGCTGGAGCCAGGGGGGCTTCCTTTAAAATCTGTTTTGTTACATGAACTGAAGGAGTCATATACATTTTTATCACCTGATAGTAGTCTGGATGTGAATCATTTTTCTGTTCGTTATACTGGTGTTCTTTTACCTGATAAAACAGCCAAATACCAGTTGGCATTAGAAGGGAACGATGGGTTCAGAATGTATATAGATGATCGGTTAGTGATTAATCAATGGAGTAAGGTTTCTTATAGAAGAGTGCCTGTTACAATAATGCTGGAGAAGGGAAAGCAATATGCCATTCGCATTGAATTTTATGAGTCAAAAGGAAATGCCAGCATAAAATTACTTTGGGATAGAGGGATTACAGATAACCGTCAACAATTGATTACAGATGCAGTTGCTGTAGCCAAAAAATCGGATATGGCAATTATTGTAGCGGGTATTCATGAAGGAGAGTTTCAGGACAGATCTCGTCTTTCTCTTTCTGACTATCAGGAAAAATTGATTGAAGCAGTTACTGCCACCGGAAAACCTGTGGTAGTAATGTTGACAGGTGGAAGTGCTATTACAATGGAAAAATGGCTGGATAAAGTAAAGGGTGTAATGATGCTTTGGTATCCGGGCGAAGAAGGAGGAAATGCAGTAGCAGATATTTTATTTGGGAAAAAAAATCCTGCAGGAAGATTACCTATTACTTTTCCAGTAAGTGAAGGGCAAGTGCCATTGGTTTATAATCATAAACCAACCGGTAGGGGGGATGATTATCATGATCTAAGTGGAGAGCCCTTATTTCCTTTTGGTTATGGATTAAGCTATACAGAATTTGCATATAGTAACCTTCGTTTTAGTTTGGATAGCCTTAATGAAACAGAGAGTATACAAGTGTTTGTAGATGTACAGAATACAGGAAAAGTGGCTGGAGAAGAAGTGGTTCAGTTGTATATTAACAATATACTTTCTTCGGTTGCGACGCCAGTTTTGTCTTTAAAGCATTTCAAAAGAATACAACTCTTGCCGGGGGAAAAAAAGACAATTGATTTTGTAATGGACAGTACATTTTTTCAATTGATTAATAAAGAGGGAAAAACAGTTTTTGAACCAGGCTGGGTTAACATCATGATTGGAAAAAGTAGCAGAGAATTGGTACTCAAGAAGAAATTAAAACTTTGGAAAACAGAAAGCGGAACGCATTAA
- a CDS encoding sensor histidine kinase yields MSTFQNPDIIRVLDLSLDLIQIINLDGKILFCSKSSELILGYPADSITGTSILDNVVTQDKVATKEAFLAVREKGKIYNFENRFLNKDNIEIYLSWSLIWDEQTKDTFAIGRNISELKNNEKHYRSLIQNINIGIIIQKQNAEITLCNQPALEMLGLTEDQLLGKTSFDPDWNVIHSDGSPFPGNEHPVPVSIATQKPVRDVVMGVYRPMTHDRVWLLVNAEPQFDLSGNFDHVICTFSDITKERKSLVQKQEELLDILDNTPAFFATFDLNFKFTYANKALLRKIGLDESTDTSQIDLRNFKILDAAFTLEELLNILLKEGSWIGSNTYVNLKNKEVTVWQVVLLHRNEQNVPTHISVTAIDISANKALEKEIELNRIKSEFVTNVSHEFRTPLTIFRTSMEILDIYLKKLKIELPEELTKRLQVMDKEIDRLTYVITEFLTVGRMESGKITVNKKDISIIPIIQNSINRIALMNKDERQIDLTVTGEPCNMLLDEILMMHILDNIIANAIKYSKDRKAPEIMVKFEIDSTSIIVKDYGIGIPSQEKVKLFSSYFRGSNTKNIKGNGLGLVLVKNFVDMQNGKISLESEENVGTTITIEFPCTKHN; encoded by the coding sequence ATGTCTACATTTCAGAATCCAGATATCATTAGAGTACTTGATTTATCGCTCGATTTAATACAAATCATCAATTTAGACGGGAAAATTCTTTTCTGCAGTAAATCTTCAGAATTGATATTGGGATATCCCGCAGATTCTATAACAGGCACTTCTATTTTAGATAATGTAGTTACACAAGACAAGGTTGCAACGAAAGAGGCTTTTTTAGCCGTAAGGGAAAAGGGCAAAATTTACAATTTTGAAAATAGATTCCTAAATAAAGACAATATTGAAATTTATTTATCCTGGAGTCTAATATGGGATGAGCAAACCAAAGACACTTTTGCTATAGGAAGAAATATTTCTGAGCTCAAAAACAATGAAAAACATTATCGTTCACTAATACAAAATATCAATATTGGTATAATCATTCAAAAACAAAATGCCGAAATTACTCTATGTAATCAGCCTGCACTGGAAATGCTTGGCCTTACTGAAGACCAATTATTAGGTAAAACTTCTTTTGATCCAGATTGGAATGTGATACACAGTGATGGCTCCCCCTTCCCAGGCAATGAACATCCCGTTCCCGTATCAATTGCTACACAAAAACCGGTAAGAGATGTGGTGATGGGGGTATATAGGCCTATGACGCACGATAGGGTGTGGCTCTTAGTGAATGCAGAGCCACAATTTGATTTATCTGGAAACTTTGACCATGTCATTTGCACCTTCAGCGATATCACAAAAGAGAGAAAATCCTTGGTTCAGAAACAGGAAGAATTACTAGATATATTAGATAACACACCTGCTTTCTTTGCCACATTTGATTTAAATTTCAAATTCACATATGCCAATAAAGCGCTGTTAAGAAAGATTGGCTTGGATGAATCTACTGATACCAGCCAAATTGATTTAAGAAATTTTAAAATTCTAGATGCTGCTTTTACTTTAGAAGAGTTATTAAATATTTTGCTAAAAGAAGGCAGTTGGATTGGCTCTAATACCTATGTCAATTTAAAAAACAAAGAAGTTACCGTATGGCAGGTCGTTTTATTGCATAGAAACGAACAAAATGTACCCACGCATATTTCTGTAACCGCAATTGACATATCTGCTAACAAAGCGTTGGAAAAGGAAATTGAACTGAATAGAATTAAGTCTGAATTTGTTACTAATGTATCTCATGAATTCAGAACACCATTAACCATATTCAGAACCAGTATGGAAATACTGGATATTTATTTGAAAAAATTAAAAATTGAACTACCTGAAGAACTTACCAAACGATTACAGGTAATGGATAAAGAAATAGACAGGCTTACTTATGTAATTACAGAGTTCCTTACTGTTGGAAGAATGGAATCGGGTAAAATCACTGTCAACAAAAAAGACATTTCTATTATTCCAATCATACAAAATTCTATCAACAGAATAGCATTAATGAATAAAGACGAGCGCCAGATTGATTTAACTGTTACAGGTGAACCCTGTAACATGTTGCTCGACGAAATACTCATGATGCATATTCTTGACAATATTATTGCTAATGCAATTAAATATTCAAAAGATAGAAAGGCACCTGAAATCATGGTTAAGTTTGAAATAGACAGCACTAGCATTATTGTAAAGGACTATGGAATTGGCATCCCTAGTCAGGAAAAAGTGAAACTATTCAGTTCCTATTTTAGAGGATCCAACACTAAAAATATCAAAGGAAACGGGCTGGGATTGGTATTGGTCAAAAACTTTGTAGACATGCAAAACGGGAAAATATCACTTGAAAGTGAAGAAAATGTAGGGACTACAATAACTATAGAGTTTCCGTGCACAAAACATAATTAA
- a CDS encoding DUF4833 domain-containing protein: MRFCFLCFFLFFYTLSNAQENYPIPAPTENRLFIIQHSKNHNTYVYDANFTIDKMLNEKDPVLVYRVVYTDGGIIKPLTAIQRKLAYGIHASKIADKLYKLKLVSYGGLSLLMKIGQDGKAFVEAHIQNQTIIMTRLFLKMKEGRSDFNPKLEQVILYGFDGSGNRTQLKIIPE, from the coding sequence ATGAGATTTTGCTTTTTATGCTTTTTTCTATTTTTCTATACGCTTTCCAATGCTCAGGAGAATTATCCGATTCCGGCGCCCACTGAAAATAGATTATTCATTATTCAGCACAGCAAGAATCATAATACATACGTGTACGATGCTAATTTTACCATTGACAAAATGTTAAATGAAAAAGATCCTGTGTTGGTTTACCGGGTTGTTTACACAGATGGAGGTATTATTAAGCCCCTGACGGCTATTCAAAGAAAGCTGGCCTATGGCATTCATGCTAGTAAAATTGCTGACAAATTATATAAGCTCAAACTGGTTTCCTACGGCGGATTAAGTCTTTTGATGAAAATTGGACAGGATGGGAAAGCGTTTGTTGAAGCCCATATCCAGAATCAAACAATTATTATGACCAGGCTGTTCTTGAAAATGAAAGAGGGGAGAAGTGACTTCAATCCTAAACTTGAACAAGTTATTTTATATGGATTCGACGGTTCAGGTAATAGAACGCAATTAAAAATAATTCCAGAATAA